A genomic segment from Solibacillus sp. FSL H8-0538 encodes:
- a CDS encoding anti-sigma factor, protein MRRDCDHLIPYIASELKERERMAFDEHLKNCTECKKEYQELSQAWHALPFDYTEIEVPESLKGEVLGFVFDHQTKSGTETFMAKMSKLAMMFKSHFTPVSTSIVAFLLLAIIGLGIANVQEKNRHAENIPIEILTAIPLKAANQSHPGTNGIAYIVQQGSEKNLVVQVHELPGVEGSQVYQVWLLKNGTRENSGIFKPDENGSGILTYQLAEGQTFDQIGITVEPDANSSQPRGDKIAGS, encoded by the coding sequence ATGAGAAGGGATTGTGATCATTTAATTCCATATATAGCAAGTGAACTCAAAGAGCGCGAACGCATGGCCTTTGATGAACATTTAAAGAATTGTACGGAGTGTAAGAAAGAATATCAGGAATTGTCCCAGGCCTGGCATGCTTTGCCATTTGATTATACCGAAATCGAGGTTCCTGAATCGCTAAAAGGCGAGGTGCTGGGGTTTGTTTTTGATCACCAAACGAAAAGTGGTACGGAAACATTCATGGCTAAAATGAGCAAGCTTGCCATGATGTTCAAAAGCCATTTCACTCCAGTTTCAACCAGTATCGTGGCCTTCTTGTTGCTCGCGATTATTGGCCTTGGAATAGCGAATGTACAGGAAAAAAATCGCCATGCCGAAAATATACCCATTGAGATTTTAACAGCCATTCCCTTAAAAGCAGCCAATCAAAGCCACCCGGGAACAAACGGCATCGCATATATTGTCCAGCAGGGATCAGAGAAAAATTTGGTGGTGCAGGTTCATGAATTACCCGGTGTCGAAGGTTCACAGGTTTACCAGGTTTGGCTGCTGAAAAACGGCACGAGGGAAAATAGCGGCATATTCAAGCCGGACGAAAACGGATCCGGAATACTGACCTACCAGCTCGCCGAAGGGCAGACTTTTGATCAAATCGGCATCACCGTCGAACCGGACGCCAACAGTAGCCAGCCAAGGGGAGACAAAATAGCCGGGTCATAG
- a CDS encoding RNA polymerase sigma factor produces the protein MKENYDAELMRLVNEKHGHALEELYDRYIKLVYGFVMKFCNGNEGKTKEIIQLVFLRLWTTNSHYDPAQGSFVNWLLTITRNICIDYHRKEKRHTQHYQEEHEDIADLANAIEQRVNTNDIEMAKNKLPTAQRKLIDLLYWKGYSLSEIAKLEQEPLGTIKSRLHQALKGLRKHLELEDIK, from the coding sequence ATGAAAGAAAATTACGATGCGGAATTAATGAGATTGGTAAACGAAAAACACGGTCACGCATTAGAGGAGCTTTATGATCGATATATAAAGCTTGTTTACGGCTTCGTTATGAAGTTTTGTAATGGGAATGAGGGTAAGACGAAAGAGATTATTCAGTTGGTCTTTTTGAGGCTATGGACAACAAACAGCCATTACGATCCCGCTCAAGGCAGCTTTGTAAATTGGCTCCTCACGATTACTCGCAATATTTGCATTGACTACCACCGCAAAGAGAAGAGGCATACGCAACACTATCAAGAGGAACATGAAGATATCGCCGACCTTGCCAATGCAATCGAGCAACGAGTAAATACGAATGATATTGAGATGGCGAAAAACAAATTGCCGACGGCGCAAAGAAAATTAATCGATTTGCTTTATTGGAAAGGGTATTCTCTTTCAGAGATCGCCAAGCTGGAACAAGAACCGCTCGGCACGATTAAAAGTAGGCTGCACCAAGCTCTTAAAGGTTTGAGGAAACATCTGGAATTGGAGGATATAAAATGA